Proteins encoded by one window of Companilactobacillus ginsenosidimutans:
- a CDS encoding head-tail connector protein, producing MTDLLNEEQFATLKNYCKIDQSFDDDVLKQLVDSGSMEIARAIDTDLTPAELIKDSRFFVALMKYVEEDYYYRGTGSEVMRFPLQNTTVVNVINQLRTELGSDEQ from the coding sequence ATGACAGACCTACTTAATGAAGAGCAATTTGCAACGTTAAAAAACTACTGCAAAATTGACCAATCATTTGATGATGATGTTTTAAAACAGTTAGTTGATTCTGGCTCAATGGAGATTGCACGAGCTATTGACACTGATCTCACTCCCGCTGAACTCATTAAGGATAGCCGTTTTTTCGTGGCACTGATGAAGTACGTGGAAGAAGATTACTACTATCGTGGTACGGGTTCAGAAGTCATGCGGTTTCCGTTGCAAAATACAACGGTCGTTAATGTTATTAATCAGCTCCGTACCGAATTGGGGAGTGATGAACAATGA
- a CDS encoding head-tail adaptor protein, with protein sequence MTERIEFISKKPGVTEFGVPTEEEKTTEYSCWAELLNTPMREFRDPSTKVGIRKESPNFAIKFEIGIPIDSMWHVIWRGKEYGIDSIDPDYDKRNVTKIACKAVE encoded by the coding sequence ATGACTGAACGTATTGAATTCATCTCTAAAAAGCCAGGTGTTACAGAATTTGGCGTACCTACCGAAGAAGAGAAAACCACGGAATATTCCTGCTGGGCGGAGCTGTTAAACACACCAATGCGGGAATTTCGTGACCCGTCTACTAAAGTTGGGATACGTAAAGAATCGCCTAATTTTGCTATCAAGTTTGAGATTGGTATTCCTATTGATTCCATGTGGCACGTTATTTGGCGTGGCAAAGAGTATGGGATAGATAGTATTGATCCAGACTATGACAAACGAAATGTCACAAAGATAGCTTGTAAGGCGGTGGAATAA